In Miscanthus floridulus cultivar M001 unplaced genomic scaffold, ASM1932011v1 fs_334_1_2, whole genome shotgun sequence, the DNA window AATTAACCTTCTCAGAACATGTTTAGCTATGCTCTGTTATTTCAGTCGTGCACTAGTAGTCTAGTGTTCAGGATCTGGTGCTTTTGCTTGTGAATCCTGATTGCTTCTGTTAACTTGGGAAACTTTGTTGACATGTCTCATCTGTCAGATACTCTCAGGGTATGTGCTCTATTTTACAATCCACTAATGAAGCACCTTTTGCAATTACAGGTCACAGACCTAtctgacaagatggtgaagatCTGCTGCATCGGTGCTGGCTATGTCGGTGGCCCGACCATGGCCGTCATTGCCCTCAAGTGCCCAGACATTGAGGTTGTTGTTGTTGACATCTCCAAGCCCCGCATTGAGGCCTGGAACAGCGACACCCTCCCGATCTACGAGCCTGGTCTCGATGATGTTGTGAAGCAGTGCAGGGGCAAGAACCTCTTCTTCAGCACTGATGTTGAGAAGCACGTCGCTGAGGCTGACATTATCTTCGTCTCGGTGAACACCCCCACCAAGACCCGTGGGCTTGGAGCTGGCAAGGCTGCTGACCTCACCTACTGGGAGAGTGCTGCTCGTATGATCGCTGATGTCTCCAAGTCTGACAAGATTGTTGTTGAGAAGTCCACTGTCCCTGTCAAGACCGCTGAGGCTATTGAGAAGATCTTGACCCACAACAGCAAGGGCATCAACTACCAGATCCTTTCAAACCCAGAGTTCCTTGCGGAGGGCACTGCTATTGAGGACCTGTTCAAGCCTGACAGGGTGCTCATCGGTGGCCGGGAGACCCCTGAGGGCAGGAAGGCCGTCCAGGCTCTCAAGGATGTGTATGCTCACTGGGTTCCCGAGGACAGGATCCTCACCACCAACCTGTGGTCTGCTGAGCTCTCCAAGCTCGCTGCCAACGCATTCTTGGCACAGAGGATCTCCTCTGTGAACGCCATCTCTGCCCTCTGCGAAGCCACAGGTGCCAATGTGTCTGAGGTGGCTCACGCTGTGGGCAAGGACACCAGGATTGGCCCCAAGTTCCTGAACGCCAGTGTTGGCTTCGGTGGCTCTTGCTTCCAGAAGGACATCCTGAACTTGGTGTACATCTGCGAGTGCAATGGCCTGCCCGACGTGGCCAACTACTGGAAGCAGGTGATCAAGATCAACGACTACCAGAAGAGCCGGTTCGTCAACCGTGTCGTGTCCTCCATGTTCAACACCGTCGCCGGCAAGAAGATTGCTGTTCTTGGCTTCGCCTTCAAGAAGGACACCGGTGACACCAGGGAGACCCCGGCCATTGACGTCTGCAAGGGCCTGTTGGGTGACAAGGCCCAGATCAACATCTACGACCCCCAGGTGACGGAGGACCAGATCCAGCGGGACCTGGCCATGAACAAGTTCGACTGGGACCACCCGATGCACCTGCAGCCAACGAGCCCCACGGCCGTGAAGCAGGTGAGCTGCGTGTGGGACGCGTACGAGGCCACCAAGGGTGCCCACGGGCTGTGCATCCTGACCGAGTGGGACGAGTTCAAGACCCTGGACTACCAGAAGATCTTCGACAACATGCAGAAGCCTGCCTTCGTCTTCGACGGCCGCAACATCGTCGACCCCGAGAAGCTGAGGGAGATCGGCTTCATCGTCTACTCCATCGGCAAGCCGCTCGACGCCTGGCTTAAGGACATGCCCGCGGTCGCTTAATTCCCCCTCCCTCATCCGAGGAGCTCCATGGATTGGATTCGGGGAAGGAAGAGGAACTGGTTGACCATTCTTTATTACAGTTTGTTTTTGCAGGCTACGCTACGATTTTCTCTCAGTGTCAGGCATAAAAGTAAAAGTTGGACGGCGCTGCTAGTATCCCCTGTTTGGTGTATTTCATGTTGGAGGACGTCTTGTAGATGTAAAAATCCTCAGGCACTTGTGCTCTGCTTGAGGAAATTTCCTTGTACGGTTGTACCCTGGACCTGCTATAGCCGGTTGATTCTTCAATTGTATTCCTAAAAGTTATACGATCGATATGTTTCTTTTTTGCAGAATAACAATACTTGTCTCACGTTTCATCCTTTATCTTTGCACAAAGAAGTTTCATCCTTTATCTTTCCACAAAGAATGTTAGTACCCTAGCGCAGTAAAAATGCGATGTGAACGAAATGCCTGCAGGTAGATTAAGGCACTAGTAGTAGTAGCGCATAGTGCATTCTCTTCTATGATAAAGGTGTAATCTCTGTTTTCCTTTCACATCAACGATGAACGATTCACGTGTATTTGGTTTCCTACATGCCTGAGCTTGGCTGCGTACCAAAATTTGGCTTAAAGAGATTTTTTTTCACTATGTCACATTCTTCTGGTAAAAGTTGGACAAGCCCCGTTCACCAATTTGATGATCCTAATTGTAACATGCCAGTTTTTACTTGGCTACAACGTGCTTAGTAGGTGAAGACCTAACAGCCCCATGATCACCATTCAGATGTCACATGCATTACCTCTAAAACCAATGGACGCCCGCCCTCTAGGTAATCACTACAACTCTAAAGCATCGGATTTGTGAGTAAATAATCACAAGGTGCAATGCAGCCCTGCAGCAATGAATTTGGCTCCccattttcataaacattttcaccGGCCTCACCAAAGTTCACGGATTTTGCTGGTGCTATTGACGACGCGGCTCGTGCTGGTGAATGACTTGTCCTCCTTCCTGTTTTTATACCATTGGCCTATGGTCCTACTCTCAGAAGGCTAATAATACGATACAGCCGACTGTTGGCTGTATGAATTCTTATAGCCTACTTGCTCAGCCCATCCATATAATAGTTACATCTTTACATCTAATATATGgctcacttgtctctctcacagagtttcttggttcttgtgtccAAGCCGGTCGTAAACTTACAACCCGCTTCTcatctctctccttccctctctcctccacctcagcattcaaCCTGCTTATAGCtccttattatacttgctcttatggCTTGCTTATAGTTTGGAACAGAGAgatttagaatagagggagtattgAAAAAAAAAGTACTGTGGAATTTAGTTTACAACTCAGTTTTATGTGCATGAAGGCACCGGCAAGGAAAAAGAAACTACTCTCCACCAAACTGAAAACCTCTCCTAACCGATAAAAAGTTAGAAACACCCAGGAAGGTGCAgcgtcgtcctcatctccattCTCTAGGTTAATCTTTAGATTGTTCAGAAGTTCTTCCGTCTTCTCCAAACTGAAAACATACACCAGCGGTCAAGAAAATAGTCAGGGTGTTGTCATGGTTTCCTGCTGGTGACAGCGAATCTGTCTCCAGATCTTGAATACTTGTTCGGATCTTATCCCAATTTAAACTCTCTCTCAACCAGCACCCTTGTGTGGCATTGGAGGACAAGATGAAGGGTGTCCCATACATGGACAAGGCACATCCATTGATGGTGCTGAAAGGCTGACAACTGCATTGTTTGTGTGATCCATGCTGCGGCGGATCCAACAGTGGGGCTAGCAGAGCCAGAGGGTGGCCTCGAGAATCCTACCAACTCTGGTCCTAGGCAATGAAGCTCCTCTCCATTTTATGCgaaagaggaggaagaaaaatAGAGAGCAAGAAGGGAAGGAAAAGAGCCCCTCATGATATCTGGCTACCTCCACCAACGATAAATTTTTTCTGGTTACACCTTTGTATTTATTTTTGCAATAGAAGGATTTAAACAATGTCACTTGAGAGTATATTAGGATGGCACTTTGTAGAAGAACTTTTACTGTCATGAAGTTGTAACATTTTTTTACTGAGCGGGGAAATATGTAGATCTACGGAAATTTTGCTGTAGCTTCAGTAGAAAATCATTCTAGCTTTGAAAGAAAATTGTCGTTATAGCTTTTCATGGAACATGTTTTAGTTTCAGAAATCACAAGAAAATATTCTTAGTTCCGACCTAATCCGCTTGACGCAACCCAACGTCCGTGCAACTTCAAAGGCCGGCGGTGCGCCTTCTCGCGTGAAGAATccaaagaagagagagagaggagccgAAGCGCACGGGTAACGCCGCACCGGCCCGTTTAGCGACCGAATTCGCACGGTGGGTCTGGGCGAGTGACGATTCGGCCCGGCTGCAGCCTGCTGGTGTAACGGGGGGAACAGCCGAGGACATGAGCCCGTGCCACGCCGGTGCCGCCGTGTCAGTGGACTTGCAGCTGCAGACGCTGAGTCGACGACCGGGCATATCCCATCCGACCGGCAACCGGCATGCGATGTGTGCCACTACACTACGCTTTATGCGCCGACGAGTACGAGTACGAAGATACACATTGGTCGTGAAAAGTGGAGCGGCACATGCATGTATCTATTGTTTATTGCAAGTCAGCGGTTGAAATATATCTTTTCATTATTTTGTAATTATATAATTCTACTATTAGATATTGCTCTTTGCTCCATAGAAAATGTCGTTCTCACTTTGCAGGAAGTTAAACATTTTTAATTTTGACtatatataaatattagtattttataCATAACTAGTGTCATTAGATGGATAATTAAATATTATTTTTAGAAATAAAAttatttagatatataaataCTCCGTATTATTAATATAATTAAACTTAAGAAAGCTTGGCCAAGTGCATCACAAATAACTCTTCTTATGTGAGATGGAGGAAGTATACAAGGAATACTCCACATGTCCCAAAATATATGTCGTTCTCGCTTTTCAAAAAATAATTTTGATTAATtttatattaaaatattaatatttattacacataattaatatcattacatAGATctttaaatctatttttataataaacttatttagagatataaatgttgcatttattttttataaatctagtccaGCTTAATATAGGACCACGGAGGGAGTATATTGGACTACACAAGCAGTCAAGCAGGCCAGGTCAAGCGAGCCAAGTGGCGCACGAACGGCGACCAGCACTTGAGCACGGCACATATGTACCTTCCCCAGGCCGGAGACGGCAGGGGGGTGGACAGTGGAGCAGCTAGCTGCTTTCCGCGAACTTTCCCACCGACGCGTAGTTCCGTTCCCGACGACACACGGCTGACATCCGTCGCTTCATTCGTCCACCTCTGTTTCACACGGC includes these proteins:
- the LOC136531372 gene encoding UDP-glucose 6-dehydrogenase 5-like, translating into MVKICCIGAGYVGGPTMAVIALKCPDIEVVVVDISKPRIEAWNSDTLPIYEPGLDDVVKQCRGKNLFFSTDVEKHVAEADIIFVSVNTPTKTRGLGAGKAADLTYWESAARMIADVSKSDKIVVEKSTVPVKTAEAIEKILTHNSKGINYQILSNPEFLAEGTAIEDLFKPDRVLIGGRETPEGRKAVQALKDVYAHWVPEDRILTTNLWSAELSKLAANAFLAQRISSVNAISALCEATGANVSEVAHAVGKDTRIGPKFLNASVGFGGSCFQKDILNLVYICECNGLPDVANYWKQVIKINDYQKSRFVNRVVSSMFNTVAGKKIAVLGFAFKKDTGDTRETPAIDVCKGLLGDKAQINIYDPQVTEDQIQRDLAMNKFDWDHPMHLQPTSPTAVKQVSCVWDAYEATKGAHGLCILTEWDEFKTLDYQKIFDNMQKPAFVFDGRNIVDPEKLREIGFIVYSIGKPLDAWLKDMPAVA